The following proteins are co-located in the Pseudomonadota bacterium genome:
- a CDS encoding CHAT domain-containing protein: MGRILLILSLIVATLQSCVTTTTMSLEEAKRVTISMMGEDTFVPPPRRVEDITAILNQPGKSTSGSTDYYKSKAAAAPPANETEQGQADFYKNRSIAAYELGRSKQTLEDGKMAEHYAGKAGITDPIFIQKFATAEREAGNFRRAIQLYEQNIKASNYIWSYAFLAFTYASIGDIEAASRIKEDGIRNCREGKRGAALCQIIKAHMEAAILEAQGKYREAEPYIRDSLDRALGAQFNFYTPGGVLRWKTWLARNLFFQGRFFESEIAARDVLNESLGHGGQESAQTFFAVFIISLDLAAQGRILEAERLLSSAIKTLEASGVTNDSLLAAQARSGYGNLLTASGNYRRAMEQFDLVKTGMQENQYLYDKSFTKNPALLLSLLMTGRTGEATGIISDNYEKFRNVFGEKDFNTAEMLALRGMAHFRQGNLKQAREDFSNSINILTQYVADRGGYIRSQRVKIIIQDYMRLLDRVRETDPAIDTIGLSFQLAEITRGQTVQSAVMASSARAAETDPEVINLIRQEQDTLKQISVTETSILEIISASPDQQNPQLIKSLHAKLDALRQARGILIDEIKKRSKKYAEFVNPQTPLPATVQKHLRPHESLISIYTLDDRTYIWAIPQSGNIRFASVPVLKTDLDEIVSALRKSLDPNPSSFSDIPLFDTNLAHELFSTFFLPVRDGWKDAHDILVIVNEPISQIPLATLTTEPFKQPKEEKLLFDGYRNVPWLIRQVSITMVPSASSLISLRMLPAGPIQRKAFAGFGDPIFNPGQVAMSEKQTPSNEATIQVRSVRLSNRGGLDSSKLISSQIENLERLPDTAEEIKAIAVALKADMPRDVFLGKEASENRVKTMDLSDRQVIAFATHALVPGDLDGLDQPALALSSPKVTGINDDGLLTMGEIMKLKLNADWVVLSACNTGAAAGSGAEALSGLGKAFFYAGTRAVIATMYPVETTSAKKLTTQLFQNQIENREYTRSQALQKAMLNLIKDPGYIDPISQKIVASYAHPLFWAPFVLFGDGGRED; encoded by the coding sequence ATGGGCAGGATCCTTCTCATATTATCCCTGATCGTAGCTACACTCCAGTCTTGTGTTACAACAACAACCATGTCTTTAGAAGAGGCAAAACGGGTAACTATCTCTATGATGGGCGAGGACACTTTTGTGCCCCCGCCACGTCGTGTTGAAGACATCACCGCGATATTAAATCAACCCGGTAAGTCTACTTCAGGCTCTACCGACTACTATAAAAGTAAAGCCGCTGCTGCTCCTCCAGCTAACGAAACCGAACAAGGCCAGGCAGATTTCTATAAAAACAGAAGCATTGCAGCATATGAATTAGGCCGCAGCAAGCAGACGCTGGAAGATGGTAAGATGGCTGAACATTATGCCGGGAAGGCAGGGATCACAGATCCTATTTTTATACAAAAATTTGCTACTGCCGAGAGAGAAGCCGGCAATTTTCGGCGTGCCATACAATTATACGAACAAAATATAAAGGCATCAAATTACATATGGAGTTATGCGTTTTTGGCGTTTACATACGCTTCCATAGGAGACATAGAAGCTGCAAGCAGGATAAAAGAGGATGGAATCAGGAATTGTAGAGAAGGGAAAAGAGGAGCAGCCCTTTGCCAAATCATCAAAGCACATATGGAAGCCGCTATCCTTGAGGCACAGGGCAAATACAGAGAGGCAGAACCATACATCCGCGATTCGCTCGACAGAGCCCTTGGCGCACAATTTAATTTTTACACTCCTGGAGGCGTACTGCGTTGGAAAACATGGCTTGCCCGCAATCTGTTTTTTCAGGGACGTTTTTTTGAGTCAGAAATAGCAGCCCGCGATGTATTGAATGAATCCCTCGGTCATGGCGGTCAGGAATCCGCACAGACATTTTTTGCGGTCTTCATAATTTCTCTTGACCTGGCAGCACAGGGGAGAATCCTGGAAGCAGAACGACTGCTATCTTCAGCGATTAAAACCCTCGAGGCTTCCGGAGTTACAAACGATTCACTGTTAGCAGCTCAGGCAAGGAGCGGCTATGGTAATTTGCTTACCGCCAGTGGCAACTACAGGCGCGCCATGGAGCAATTCGATCTTGTGAAAACAGGCATGCAGGAAAACCAATATCTTTATGACAAATCGTTTACAAAAAACCCGGCGCTACTTCTTTCCCTTCTTATGACAGGCCGCACCGGGGAGGCAACGGGCATCATATCCGATAACTACGAGAAGTTCAGGAACGTCTTCGGTGAGAAAGATTTCAATACTGCAGAAATGCTGGCACTCCGTGGAATGGCACATTTCCGTCAAGGGAACCTCAAGCAGGCCCGGGAAGACTTTTCTAACTCAATCAATATACTCACGCAATATGTTGCGGATAGAGGCGGCTATATCAGAAGCCAGCGGGTGAAAATCATCATTCAGGACTACATGAGGCTCCTTGATCGTGTTCGCGAAACCGATCCTGCGATTGATACGATCGGATTGTCTTTTCAGCTCGCCGAGATAACACGTGGTCAAACGGTACAGAGTGCTGTCATGGCAAGCAGCGCCAGGGCTGCAGAGACAGATCCCGAGGTTATCAACCTGATCCGCCAGGAACAGGATACATTGAAACAGATAAGCGTTACGGAGACTTCAATTCTTGAAATCATCTCAGCATCGCCTGACCAGCAGAACCCGCAACTAATCAAAAGCCTCCATGCAAAACTGGATGCTCTTCGGCAGGCGAGGGGCATACTGATTGACGAGATCAAAAAACGTTCAAAAAAATACGCTGAGTTTGTCAATCCACAGACCCCGCTCCCTGCTACAGTGCAAAAGCACCTCCGTCCCCATGAGTCGCTGATTTCGATTTATACCCTTGATGATCGTACATACATCTGGGCAATTCCTCAGAGCGGTAATATAAGATTTGCTTCCGTGCCTGTCCTTAAAACAGACCTCGATGAGATTGTCTCAGCGCTCCGGAAATCACTCGACCCAAATCCGTCCTCATTCAGCGATATTCCACTATTTGACACTAACCTCGCACATGAATTATTCAGCACATTCTTCCTCCCGGTAAGAGATGGATGGAAGGATGCCCACGATATTCTGGTCATAGTAAACGAGCCGATAAGCCAGATACCCCTGGCTACCCTCACAACAGAACCGTTTAAACAACCGAAAGAAGAGAAACTCCTTTTTGACGGATATAGAAATGTCCCATGGCTTATTCGTCAGGTTTCTATAACCATGGTGCCTTCTGCATCGTCGCTCATCTCGCTTCGTATGTTACCTGCAGGCCCAATACAACGAAAAGCCTTTGCTGGCTTTGGCGATCCGATCTTCAATCCCGGACAGGTCGCCATGTCAGAAAAACAAACCCCGTCAAATGAGGCGACGATTCAGGTGAGAAGTGTGCGTCTGTCAAACAGGGGCGGGCTTGACAGCAGTAAGCTTATTTCAAGCCAGATTGAAAACCTGGAACGTCTCCCTGATACCGCCGAAGAAATTAAGGCTATTGCCGTAGCACTGAAAGCAGACATGCCCCGCGATGTTTTCTTGGGGAAAGAGGCTTCTGAAAACAGGGTTAAAACCATGGATCTCTCTGACCGGCAGGTTATTGCCTTTGCCACTCATGCGTTAGTCCCCGGTGACTTAGACGGACTTGACCAGCCGGCTCTTGCCCTTTCTTCACCCAAGGTTACCGGCATTAATGATGATGGATTGTTGACGATGGGCGAGATTATGAAGTTGAAGTTAAATGCTGACTGGGTTGTACTTTCTGCCTGCAACACAGGTGCTGCGGCGGGATCGGGGGCTGAGGCACTCTCCGGACTCGGGAAGGCATTTTTCTATGCCGGCACAAGGGCTGTTATTGCAACCATGTATCCTGTTGAAACAACATCGGCGAAAAAGCTGACTACGCAGCTCTTTCAAAATCAGATTGAGAACAGAGAATATACCCGTTCCCAGGCACTCCAAAAGGCCATGCTGAATCTAATCAAAGATCCCGGATATATTGATCCGATTTCGCAGAAGATTGTGGCAAGCTATGCCCATCCTCTGTTCTGGGCACCTTTTGTCCTCTTTGGTGACGGGGGAAGAGAAGACTGA
- a CDS encoding ParB/RepB/Spo0J family partition protein has product MATKKTSVNPEFLCIPIEKIVVLEQVRSNIAIETDSFKSLMQSIKDKGILEPLLVTGRDDGTYILICGERRLVAAQQLGLETIPVRVIEAGKELGDTIAFQLTENLQREGLSPIDQAKGILSFIQAKRPDKGYDVDGVMSELVMYNRRPEDVSEQFAFTVNAIIEISAKSYPTLFRTI; this is encoded by the coding sequence ATGGCAACGAAGAAGACAAGTGTAAATCCTGAATTTCTGTGCATTCCCATAGAAAAGATTGTGGTGTTGGAACAGGTTCGATCAAACATTGCTATCGAAACAGACTCATTCAAATCGCTCATGCAATCGATCAAAGACAAAGGCATCTTAGAACCCCTCCTTGTAACGGGACGGGATGACGGGACATATATCCTCATATGCGGGGAAAGGCGTCTTGTGGCAGCCCAACAACTCGGACTTGAAACCATACCGGTGCGAGTAATAGAAGCAGGCAAAGAATTAGGGGACACTATAGCCTTTCAACTCACTGAAAACCTTCAACGGGAAGGCTTAAGTCCCATAGATCAGGCCAAAGGAATACTCTCTTTTATTCAGGCGAAACGTCCCGACAAGGGGTATGATGTGGACGGAGTGATGAGTGAGTTGGTGATGTATAATCGGAGACCCGAGGACGTGTCGGAACAATTTGCGTTCACTGTGAACGCAATTATAGAAATCTCCGCAAAGTCTTATCCTACCTTGTTCCGCACAATTTAA
- a CDS encoding adenylate/guanylate cyclase domain-containing protein: protein MRKRKYWVPIIIGFVITGILFLTQRLWNPLDLKSYDIRFQISELLGIGQVQTSGRIVVVGIDERKLLSEKPLMFLYPDIGNFINKMSDYKVSVIGLDIIPIHEQSEKFKKSVLSLYDKTPQAYISFIEKTGRKLDNSLLEPIIRVSRDIPVVQAYHESLTPFYYGLVPFMGNVHLSDIVLTDGDTTRNDGIIRRQELLPGNKESFAFTIVRLLDHQSPPSASVNLNFFLLKNIPIFCFEDVMHGKVGQDAFRGKAVILGYISPHEDVHQTPLSNYRLSSCGGAMPEKIALQRKVRIPGSLIHAVAAETLLTKTFLKDLGMTIKAALLIILGLTGISIALKMKPQYGISATFLLMCIYFACSVFFFSRGHIIPLFPHILAPFLVTAFIYPYHYIIEERDKRRLYKTFGYYVDKEVIDSLIDRDPENLLKGEYRDASILFLDIRDFTMLSMNHKAQDIVSLLNLYFGTITDIVKHHGGFVNKFIGDGVLAFFAGEENPVSSTIQSALEILHETQRLNDEGVLTPFIGDTKLFIGIGIHYGKVVMGNIGSEKKMDFTIMGANVNIASRIEGLTKQLKKPVLLSASAYNMLKDEYCFEDLGTQEVNNE from the coding sequence ATGAGGAAAAGAAAATACTGGGTTCCGATAATCATTGGTTTTGTCATAACGGGAATTCTCTTCCTGACACAAAGACTGTGGAATCCCCTGGACCTGAAGTCATACGACATCAGGTTCCAAATATCTGAATTGCTCGGCATTGGACAAGTACAAACCTCAGGCAGAATAGTGGTTGTTGGTATCGATGAGAGAAAACTTCTCTCGGAAAAACCCCTTATGTTCCTTTATCCTGACATTGGAAACTTTATTAACAAAATGAGTGATTACAAAGTATCCGTCATCGGGCTTGACATCATCCCTATCCATGAACAGAGCGAGAAGTTCAAGAAATCGGTCCTCTCGCTCTATGACAAAACTCCGCAGGCCTACATTAGCTTCATAGAAAAGACCGGCAGGAAGCTCGATAATTCGCTTCTTGAACCGATCATACGTGTCTCTCGTGATATTCCTGTGGTACAGGCATATCACGAGAGCCTGACACCTTTCTACTACGGGCTGGTACCATTCATGGGCAATGTCCATCTTTCAGATATCGTGCTTACTGATGGCGACACGACAAGAAACGACGGCATCATACGCAGGCAGGAACTGCTCCCCGGAAACAAGGAGTCCTTTGCTTTTACAATCGTCAGGCTTCTTGACCATCAGTCGCCACCTTCTGCGTCAGTCAATCTGAACTTCTTCCTCCTCAAAAATATCCCGATCTTCTGCTTTGAAGACGTTATGCACGGCAAGGTTGGGCAAGATGCCTTCCGGGGGAAAGCGGTTATTCTCGGCTACATAAGTCCCCATGAGGATGTCCATCAGACACCGCTCAGCAATTACAGACTTTCTTCTTGCGGAGGGGCAATGCCTGAAAAAATTGCATTGCAAAGAAAGGTCCGTATCCCGGGTTCTCTCATACATGCCGTGGCAGCCGAGACTCTCCTGACAAAGACTTTTCTTAAAGACCTCGGCATGACAATAAAGGCCGCCTTGCTTATTATTCTTGGTCTTACAGGAATTTCCATAGCGTTGAAAATGAAGCCCCAGTATGGAATATCCGCCACTTTTCTATTGATGTGCATCTATTTCGCGTGCAGCGTATTTTTTTTCTCACGGGGTCATATAATCCCTTTATTCCCCCATATCCTCGCCCCGTTCCTTGTCACGGCATTTATTTACCCCTACCACTACATTATAGAAGAGAGGGATAAGAGGCGACTCTACAAGACTTTTGGATATTATGTGGACAAAGAAGTGATCGACTCCCTCATTGATCGGGACCCTGAAAACCTCCTGAAGGGCGAATATAGAGATGCCTCTATTCTGTTCCTTGACATCAGGGACTTTACAATGCTCTCGATGAACCATAAGGCTCAGGATATTGTGAGCCTCCTGAACCTTTATTTTGGAACCATTACCGACATTGTGAAACATCACGGCGGGTTTGTGAACAAGTTCATCGGCGACGGAGTTCTCGCATTTTTTGCAGGTGAAGAGAACCCGGTAAGTAGCACGATACAATCCGCCCTTGAAATCCTTCATGAAACGCAAAGACTGAACGATGAAGGTGTGCTCACGCCATTCATTGGAGATACAAAACTTTTTATTGGCATAGGCATTCACTATGGAAAGGTCGTAATGGGGAACATCGGATCTGAGAAGAAGATGGACTTCACTATTATGGGTGCCAATGTGAACATTGCATCAAGAATAGAGGGGCTTACCAAACAGCTAAAAAAACCTGTGCTTTTAAGCGCTTCTGCGTATAATATGCTGAAAGACGAATACTGTTTCGAGGATCTCGGAACCCAGGAGGTGAATAATGAGTAA
- a CDS encoding glycosyltransferase family 2 protein — protein MKDKTDFPLVSIIIPTYNYAGFLHRAIQSCLNQSYKSIEIIVIDDGSTDNTKEIAESYGNMIIYIQQENSGVSSARNRGLDHAAGDYIAFLDADDYLTENAIEIRLNVLLQNPEAGAVITETYSQKNEGLSCKPRFKSDTMSDKFYEDLLLGRFPFGTCAALIRSSIAKQFRFPTGISNGEDVVYFTKIFFIAPVYYLTEPTAVTVWHSDSLRHDIGELKRQGVSLAQVIFDDPFYGGAIEHLRKDYIANRHLELFRKLYLNGDKKIAREHYGKALSLKPDRILKVDYLIKFIKACF, from the coding sequence ATGAAAGACAAAACAGATTTCCCATTAGTCTCCATCATCATACCGACTTATAATTATGCAGGTTTTTTGCATAGAGCTATACAATCGTGCCTTAATCAATCCTATAAGTCCATTGAGATTATTGTTATTGATGACGGTTCAACGGATAACACAAAAGAGATTGCAGAGAGTTACGGCAACATGATTATTTATATCCAACAGGAAAATTCAGGCGTGTCTTCTGCCAGAAACAGGGGGTTGGATCATGCTGCCGGTGATTATATCGCCTTTCTCGATGCAGACGACTACCTTACGGAAAATGCTATTGAGATAAGGCTCAATGTGCTGTTGCAAAATCCCGAAGCAGGCGCCGTTATTACAGAAACATATTCACAGAAAAACGAGGGTTTGTCCTGCAAACCCAGGTTTAAATCCGATACCATGTCGGATAAATTCTATGAAGACCTGCTGTTGGGAAGATTTCCCTTTGGAACCTGTGCAGCCTTGATACGCAGCTCTATTGCAAAGCAATTCAGATTCCCGACGGGCATATCAAACGGGGAGGATGTTGTCTATTTTACAAAAATATTTTTCATTGCACCTGTTTACTATTTAACAGAACCTACTGCTGTTACGGTATGGCATAGCGACAGCCTGCGGCACGATATCGGGGAACTGAAAAGGCAGGGTGTAAGCCTTGCGCAGGTTATTTTTGACGACCCTTTTTATGGTGGAGCAATCGAGCATCTTCGCAAAGATTATATAGCCAACAGACATCTGGAACTTTTTAGAAAACTGTACTTAAATGGGGATAAAAAGATTGCCCGAGAACATTACGGGAAGGCCCTTTCTCTTAAACCTGACCGTATTTTAAAGGTAGATTATCTGATAAAATTTATTAAGGCCTGTTTTTAA